In Festucalex cinctus isolate MCC-2025b chromosome 5, RoL_Fcin_1.0, whole genome shotgun sequence, a single genomic region encodes these proteins:
- the LOC144018431 gene encoding membrane-associated phosphatidylinositol transfer protein 2-like isoform X1: protein MLIKEYRIPMPMSVDEYRIAQLYMIQKKSREESCGEGSGVEILKNKPYTDGPGGTGQYTHKVYHIGMHIPSWFRSILPKAALRVEEESWNAYPYTRTRYTCPFVEKFSIDIETYYMSDTGNQPDVFNMSAADKRLRTVDPIDIVTDPIAPHEYKAEEDPRLYKSAKTQRGPLLDDWIEEYNNNPGRMPIMCAYKLCKVEFRYWGMQSKIERFIHDVGLRKVMVRAHRQAWCWQDEWYGLTMEDIRQLELETQLTLARKMAQFCQVEEATEANGDTPPPPAKEQEAKEAAEAEVTVSGSAGANTLQPRGMLTKQWSTSSRSSRSSKRGVSPSRHSISEWRMQSIARDSDDSSDEEFFDAHEDFSDGEEVLPKQITKWNSNDLMDKIEASDMEETSGELFKDIVDYDRATSGERLDEESSSQQCLQPSKIHVLILVLHGGNILDTGGGGGEQSGKQADVNTIGAAFDSVMRVHYPAALGRLAVRLVPCPAICAEAFSLVSNLSPYGYDEGCLSSSQDHIPLAALPLLATSAPQYQEAVATVIVRANQVYADFIKSLDGAAFSGQVCLIGDCVGGILGFDALCSSNQTVTESQNSSRRGSLVSVQDQDLLSPGTIMNCGQGSASPTLEGSRHLSRSNIDIPRTIPGDDAKKQQLQRKRSDSSTYELDTIKQHQAFLSSLHSSILRGDGTSRRSSSSTMLDGGALGKLDFEVSDFFLFGSPLGLVLALRKTVIPMLDVAQLRPACQQVYNLFHPADPSASRLEPLLERKFHLLPPFNVPRYQRFPLGDGNSTLLVETVQSNALLLLDSGPPVSLRCQETISETCIPVPVLNWQEGALKAAPATPESDVVQSHGGVFMDSSYPSSPVTGPFSRGQRRASEVSIASQVSGMADSYTAGNIANTQKDAFSQTKSSGLLSELALSSQNKFFLKSPPKSRKKVKEPADEKDGEAALCDSQSLGSESCLSPGLQRAICDLVSLDSQAEADQVAARWWGTKRMDFALYCPDALTAFPTVALPHLFHASYWESTDVVSFLLRQVMRHDNSSILELDGKEVSEFTPSKPREKWQRKRTHVKIRNVTANHRVNDAVFTEDSQQVVTGRFMYGPLDMVTLAGEKVDLHIMTQPPSGEWVYFNTEVTNSSGRVSFLIPDDKRLGVGVYPVKMVVRGDHTFADSYLTVVPRATEFVVFSIDGSFAASVSIMGSDPKVRAGAVDVVRHWQDLGYLIIYVTGRPDMQKQRVVAWLSQHNFPHGIVSFCDGLVHDPLRHKANFLKALTEANMKIFAGYGSSKDISVYASINLHPSQIFIVGRPSKKMQHQCQFITEGYASHLSQLEHNHRSRPAKSSSTRMVLRKGSFGLGANSDFLRKRNHLLRTISSQPPAPGSPTAAGVHHVRPERTQSQSDGERGQGQGAAAAQRSMSITAGCWGRSSSTKMDAGGALSPK from the exons AAAAAGAGCCGCGAGGAGAGCTGCGGCGAGGGCAGCGGCGTGGAGATCCTAAAAAACAAACCGTACACGGACGGACCGGGTGGGACGGGCCAGTACACCCACAAGGTTTACCACATCGGCATGCACATTCCCAGCTGGttccgctccatcctgcccaaaGCGGCGCTGCGGGTGGAAGAGGAGTCCTGGAACGCCTACCCTTATACGCGCACGCG ATACACGTGTCCCTTCGTGGAGAAGTTCTCCATCGATATCGAGACGTACTACATGAGCGACACCGGCAATCAGCCAGACGTTTTCAACATGTCGGCAGCCGACAAGAGGCTGAGGACCGTCG ACCCCATCGACATAGTGACAGACCCCATCGCTCCCCACGAGTACAAGGCCGAGGAGGACCCCCGACTGTACAAGTCGGCCAAGACCCAGCGGGGCCCTCTGCTGGACGACTGGATCGAAGAGTACAACAACAACCCGGGCAGGATGCCCATTATGTGCGCCTACAAGCTGTGCAAGGTGGAATTCCGCTACTGGGGTATGCAGTCCAAGATTGAGAGATTCATCCATGACGTTG GACTGAGAAAAGTAATGGTACGCGCCCACCGGCAGGCCTGGTGCTGGCAAGACGAGTGGTACGGTCTGACCATGGAGGACATCAGGCAGCTGGAGCTGGAGACCCAGCTGACCCTGGCCAGGAAGATGGCGCAGTTCTGCCAGGTGGAGGAGGCCACCGAGGCCAACGGGgacacgccgccgccgccggccaaGGAGCAGGAGGCCAAGGAGGCGGCGGAGGCGGAGGTGACGGTCAGCGGCAGCGCGGGTGCCAACACGCTGCAGCCCCGCGGCATGCTCACCAAGCAGTGGTCCACCTCCTCGCGCTCTTCCCGCTCCTCAAAACGAGGAG TGAGCCCTTCCCGACACAGCATCTCAGAGTGGAGGATGCAAAGCATCGCGCGGGACTCGGACGACAGCTCGGACGAAGAGTTCTTCGATGCCCACG AGGATTTCTCGGATGGCGAAGAGGTCTTACCCAAGCAAATCACCAAGTGGAATTCCAACGACCTCATGGACAAGATCGAGGCGTCCGACATGGAAGAAACCTCCG GTGAGCTCTTCAAGGACATCGTGGACTACGACAGAGCGACCAGCGGGGAAAGACTAGACGAG GAGAGCTCGTCCCAGCAGTGCCTGCAGCCCTCCAAGATCCACGTGCTCATCCTGGTCCTGCACGGCGGCAACATCCTGGACACGGGTGGCGGGGGCGGCGAGCAGAGCGGCAAGCAGGCCGACGTCAACACCATCGGCGCCGCCTTCGATTCCGTCATGCGCGTCCACTACCCGGCGGCGTTGGGCCGCCTCGCCGTCCGCCTCGTCCCGTGTCCCGCCATTTGCGCCGAGGCCTTCTCCCTGGTGTCCAA CCTGAGCCCGTACGGTTACGACGAAGGTTGTCTGTCCAGCAGCCAAGATCACATCCCGCTGGCGGCTCTTCCCCTGTTGGCCACCTCCGCGCCTCAGTACCAGGAGGCCGTTGCCACCGTCATCGTCAGAGCCAATCAAGTCTACGCCGATTTCATCAAGTCTCTGGACGGGGCCGCCTTCTCCGGACAG gttTGCCTTATTGGGGACTGTGTGGGAGGAATCCTCGGGTTCGATGCTCTGTGCAGCAGCAACCAGACGGTCACTGAAAGCCAGAACAGCAGCAGGAGGGGCAGTCTTGTCAGTGTACAG GACCAGGACCTCCTGTCGCCGGGGACCATTATGAACTGTGGGCAGGGGTCCGCTTCGCCCACCCTGGAGGGCAGCCGCCACCTGAGCCGCAGCAACATCGACATCCCGCGAACCATCCCGGGCGACGACGCCAAGAAGCAGCAGCTGCAGCGCAAGAGAAGCGACTCGTCAACCTACGAGCTGGACACCATCAAGCAGCATCAGGCCTTCCTGTCCAG TTTGCACTCCAGCATCCTGCGGGGCGACGGGACCTCGCGCAGGTCGAGCAGCAGCACCATGTTAGATGGAGGCGCGCTTGGCAAGCTCGACTTCGAAGTGTCCGACTTCTTCCTCTTCGGCTCGCCGCTGGGTCTGGTGCTGGCCCTGAGGAAGACGGTCATCCCCATGCTGGATG TGGCCCAGCTCCGACCGGCCTGTCAGCAGGTATACAACTTGTTCCATCCGGCCGATCCTTCTGCCTCGCGCCTGGAGCCTCTTCTGGAGAGGAAGTTCCACCTGTTGCCTCCCTTCAACGTGCCACGCTACCAACGCTTCCCGCTAGGGGACGGAAATTCGACACTGCTTG TGGAGACAGTCCAGAGCAACGCCCTGCTGCTGCTTGACAGCGGGCCGCCCGTGTCCCTCCGCTGTCAGGAGACCATCAGTGAGACGTGCATCCCCGTGCCCGTGCTAAACTGGCAGGAAGGCGCCCTCAAGGCCGCGCCCGCCACACCCGAGT CGGATGTTGTTCAGTCTCATGGTGGTGTCTTCATGGACAGTTCGTACCCCTCATCCCCCGTCACGGGCCCCTTCTCGCGGGGCCAGCGGCGCGCCAGTGAGGTCAGCATTGCCAGCCAGGTGTCAGGAATGGCAGACAGTTACACTGCCGGCAACATAGCCAACA CCCAAAAAGACGCGTTTAGTCAGACCAAAAGTTCCGGTCTCTTGTCCGAGCTGGCCCTGTCGTCGCAAAACAAATTCTTCCTGAAAAGCCCCCCCAAATCTCGCAAGAAAGTCAAAGAACCCGCCGACGAGAAGGACGGGGAGGCCGCGCTGTGCGACAGCCAGAGTCTCGGGTCTGAGAGCTGCCTGTCCCCCGGCCTGCAGAGAGCTATATGCGATCTGGTCTCACTGGACTCCCAGGCAGAGGCGGACCAAG TTGCAGCTCGCTGGTGGGGCACCAAACGCATGGACTTTGCCCTCTACTGCCCCGACGCGTTGACCGCCTTCCCCACAGTGGCGTTGCCGCATCTTTTCCACGCGTCCTACTGGGAGTCCACCGACGTGGTGTCCTTCCTCCTCAGACAG GTTATGAGGCACGACAACTCCAGCATCCTGGAACTGGACGGCAAAGAAGTGTCCGAGTTCACGCCGTCCAAACCTCGCGAGAAGTGGCAGCGCAAGAGGACTCACGTGAAGATCAGG AACGTGACGGCCAACCACCGCGTCAACGATGCCGTTTTCACCGAggacagccagcaggtggtgaCGGgtcgcttcatgtacggcccgCTGGACATGGTCACTCTGGCCGGCGAGAAG GTGGACCTGCACATCATGACTCAGCCTCCGTCAGGCGAGTGGGTCTACTTCAACACGGAGGTGACCAACAGTAGCGGCCGCGTGTCCTTTCTCATTCCTGATGACAAACGTCTGGGCGTCGGCGTCTACCCTGTCAAAATGGTCGTCAG GGGCGACCACACGTTTGCCGACAGCTACTTGACGGTGGTCCCTCGCGCCACCGAGTTTGTGGTGTTCAGCATCGACGGCTCCTTCGCCGCAAGCGTGTCCATCATGGGCAGCGACCCCAAAGTGCGAGCAGGGGCCGTGGACGTCGTCag ACACTGGCAGGATTTGGGCTACCTGATCATCTACGTGACGGGCCGACCGGACATGCAGAAGCAGCGAGTGGTCGCCTGGTTGTCGCAGCACAACTTCCCGCACGGCATCGTGTCCTTCTGCGACGGCCTCGTGCACGACCCGCTCAGGCACAAGGCCAACTTCCTCAAGGCCTTGACTGAG GCCAACATGAAAATATTTGCCGGCTACGGGTCTAGCAAAGACATCTCCGTGTACGCCTCCATCAACCTGCATCCTTCGCAGATCTTCATTGTTGGTCGACCCTCCAAGAAGATGCAGCACCAGTGTCAG TTCATCACGGAGGGCTACGCGTCGCACCTGTCGCAGCTGGAGCACAACCACCGCTCGCGGCCGGCCAAGTCCAGCAGCACGCGCATGGTCCTGCGCAAGGGCAGCTTCGGCCTGGGCGCCAACAGCGACTTCCTGCGCAAGCGCAACCACCTGCTGCGCACCATCTCCTCGCAGCCGCCGGCGCCCGGCTCGCCCACGGCGGCCGGCGTCCACCACGTGCGCCCCGAGCGCACGCAGAGCCAGTCGGACGGCGAGCGCGGCCAGGGCCAGGGGGCGGCGGCCGCGCAGCGCAGCATGAGCATCACGGCGGGATGCTGGGGACGCAGCAGCAGCACCAAGATGGACGCCGGCGGGGCCCTCAGCCCCAAATGA
- the LOC144018431 gene encoding membrane-associated phosphatidylinositol transfer protein 2-like isoform X2: MLIKEYRIPMPMSVDEYRIAQLYMIQKKSREESCGEGSGVEILKNKPYTDGPGGTGQYTHKVYHIGMHIPSWFRSILPKAALRVEEESWNAYPYTRTRYTCPFVEKFSIDIETYYMSDTGNQPDVFNMSAADKRLRTVDPIDIVTDPIAPHEYKAEEDPRLYKSAKTQRGPLLDDWIEEYNNNPGRMPIMCAYKLCKVEFRYWGMQSKIERFIHDVGLRKVMVRAHRQAWCWQDEWYGLTMEDIRQLELETQLTLARKMAQFCQVEEATEANGDTPPPPAKEQEAKEAAEAEVTVSGSAGANTLQPRGMLTKQWSTSSRSSRSSKRGVSPSRHSISEWRMQSIARDSDDSSDEEFFDAHEDFSDGEEVLPKQITKWNSNDLMDKIEASDMEETSGELFKDIVDYDRATSGERLDEMRASVRVPANSAPIPSITVTRHQSESSSQQCLQPSKIHVLILVLHGGNILDTGGGGGEQSGKQADVNTIGAAFDSVMRVHYPAALGRLAVRLVPCPAICAEAFSLVSNLSPYGYDEGCLSSSQDHIPLAALPLLATSAPQYQEAVATVIVRANQVYADFIKSLDGAAFSGQVCLIGDCVGGILGFDALCSSNQTVTESQNSSRRGSLVSVQDQDLLSPGTIMNCGQGSASPTLEGSRHLSRSNIDIPRTIPGDDAKKQQLQRKRSDSSTYELDTIKQHQAFLSSLHSSILRGDGTSRRSSSSTMLDGGALGKLDFEVSDFFLFGSPLGLVLALRKTVIPMLDVAQLRPACQQVYNLFHPADPSASRLEPLLERKFHLLPPFNVPRYQRFPLGDGNSTLLVETVQSNALLLLDSGPPVSLRCQETISETCIPVPVLNWQEGALKAAPATPESDVVQSHGGVFMDSSYPSSPVTGPFSRGQRRASEVSIASQVSGMADSYTAGNIANIAARWWGTKRMDFALYCPDALTAFPTVALPHLFHASYWESTDVVSFLLRQVMRHDNSSILELDGKEVSEFTPSKPREKWQRKRTHVKIRNVTANHRVNDAVFTEDSQQVVTGRFMYGPLDMVTLAGEKVDLHIMTQPPSGEWVYFNTEVTNSSGRVSFLIPDDKRLGVGVYPVKMVVRGDHTFADSYLTVVPRATEFVVFSIDGSFAASVSIMGSDPKVRAGAVDVVRHWQDLGYLIIYVTGRPDMQKQRVVAWLSQHNFPHGIVSFCDGLVHDPLRHKANFLKALTEANMKIFAGYGSSKDISVYASINLHPSQIFIVGRPSKKMQHQCQFITEGYASHLSQLEHNHRSRPAKSSSTRMVLRKGSFGLGANSDFLRKRNHLLRTISSQPPAPGSPTAAGVHHVRPERTQSQSDGERGQGQGAAAAQRSMSITAGCWGRSSSTKMDAGGALSPK; the protein is encoded by the exons AAAAAGAGCCGCGAGGAGAGCTGCGGCGAGGGCAGCGGCGTGGAGATCCTAAAAAACAAACCGTACACGGACGGACCGGGTGGGACGGGCCAGTACACCCACAAGGTTTACCACATCGGCATGCACATTCCCAGCTGGttccgctccatcctgcccaaaGCGGCGCTGCGGGTGGAAGAGGAGTCCTGGAACGCCTACCCTTATACGCGCACGCG ATACACGTGTCCCTTCGTGGAGAAGTTCTCCATCGATATCGAGACGTACTACATGAGCGACACCGGCAATCAGCCAGACGTTTTCAACATGTCGGCAGCCGACAAGAGGCTGAGGACCGTCG ACCCCATCGACATAGTGACAGACCCCATCGCTCCCCACGAGTACAAGGCCGAGGAGGACCCCCGACTGTACAAGTCGGCCAAGACCCAGCGGGGCCCTCTGCTGGACGACTGGATCGAAGAGTACAACAACAACCCGGGCAGGATGCCCATTATGTGCGCCTACAAGCTGTGCAAGGTGGAATTCCGCTACTGGGGTATGCAGTCCAAGATTGAGAGATTCATCCATGACGTTG GACTGAGAAAAGTAATGGTACGCGCCCACCGGCAGGCCTGGTGCTGGCAAGACGAGTGGTACGGTCTGACCATGGAGGACATCAGGCAGCTGGAGCTGGAGACCCAGCTGACCCTGGCCAGGAAGATGGCGCAGTTCTGCCAGGTGGAGGAGGCCACCGAGGCCAACGGGgacacgccgccgccgccggccaaGGAGCAGGAGGCCAAGGAGGCGGCGGAGGCGGAGGTGACGGTCAGCGGCAGCGCGGGTGCCAACACGCTGCAGCCCCGCGGCATGCTCACCAAGCAGTGGTCCACCTCCTCGCGCTCTTCCCGCTCCTCAAAACGAGGAG TGAGCCCTTCCCGACACAGCATCTCAGAGTGGAGGATGCAAAGCATCGCGCGGGACTCGGACGACAGCTCGGACGAAGAGTTCTTCGATGCCCACG AGGATTTCTCGGATGGCGAAGAGGTCTTACCCAAGCAAATCACCAAGTGGAATTCCAACGACCTCATGGACAAGATCGAGGCGTCCGACATGGAAGAAACCTCCG GTGAGCTCTTCAAGGACATCGTGGACTACGACAGAGCGACCAGCGGGGAAAGACTAGACGAG ATGCGAGCCTCCGTTAGGGTCCCAGCAAATAGTGCTCCCATTCCCAGCATCACAGTAACGCGGCACCAGTCC GAGAGCTCGTCCCAGCAGTGCCTGCAGCCCTCCAAGATCCACGTGCTCATCCTGGTCCTGCACGGCGGCAACATCCTGGACACGGGTGGCGGGGGCGGCGAGCAGAGCGGCAAGCAGGCCGACGTCAACACCATCGGCGCCGCCTTCGATTCCGTCATGCGCGTCCACTACCCGGCGGCGTTGGGCCGCCTCGCCGTCCGCCTCGTCCCGTGTCCCGCCATTTGCGCCGAGGCCTTCTCCCTGGTGTCCAA CCTGAGCCCGTACGGTTACGACGAAGGTTGTCTGTCCAGCAGCCAAGATCACATCCCGCTGGCGGCTCTTCCCCTGTTGGCCACCTCCGCGCCTCAGTACCAGGAGGCCGTTGCCACCGTCATCGTCAGAGCCAATCAAGTCTACGCCGATTTCATCAAGTCTCTGGACGGGGCCGCCTTCTCCGGACAG gttTGCCTTATTGGGGACTGTGTGGGAGGAATCCTCGGGTTCGATGCTCTGTGCAGCAGCAACCAGACGGTCACTGAAAGCCAGAACAGCAGCAGGAGGGGCAGTCTTGTCAGTGTACAG GACCAGGACCTCCTGTCGCCGGGGACCATTATGAACTGTGGGCAGGGGTCCGCTTCGCCCACCCTGGAGGGCAGCCGCCACCTGAGCCGCAGCAACATCGACATCCCGCGAACCATCCCGGGCGACGACGCCAAGAAGCAGCAGCTGCAGCGCAAGAGAAGCGACTCGTCAACCTACGAGCTGGACACCATCAAGCAGCATCAGGCCTTCCTGTCCAG TTTGCACTCCAGCATCCTGCGGGGCGACGGGACCTCGCGCAGGTCGAGCAGCAGCACCATGTTAGATGGAGGCGCGCTTGGCAAGCTCGACTTCGAAGTGTCCGACTTCTTCCTCTTCGGCTCGCCGCTGGGTCTGGTGCTGGCCCTGAGGAAGACGGTCATCCCCATGCTGGATG TGGCCCAGCTCCGACCGGCCTGTCAGCAGGTATACAACTTGTTCCATCCGGCCGATCCTTCTGCCTCGCGCCTGGAGCCTCTTCTGGAGAGGAAGTTCCACCTGTTGCCTCCCTTCAACGTGCCACGCTACCAACGCTTCCCGCTAGGGGACGGAAATTCGACACTGCTTG TGGAGACAGTCCAGAGCAACGCCCTGCTGCTGCTTGACAGCGGGCCGCCCGTGTCCCTCCGCTGTCAGGAGACCATCAGTGAGACGTGCATCCCCGTGCCCGTGCTAAACTGGCAGGAAGGCGCCCTCAAGGCCGCGCCCGCCACACCCGAGT CGGATGTTGTTCAGTCTCATGGTGGTGTCTTCATGGACAGTTCGTACCCCTCATCCCCCGTCACGGGCCCCTTCTCGCGGGGCCAGCGGCGCGCCAGTGAGGTCAGCATTGCCAGCCAGGTGTCAGGAATGGCAGACAGTTACACTGCCGGCAACATAGCCAACA TTGCAGCTCGCTGGTGGGGCACCAAACGCATGGACTTTGCCCTCTACTGCCCCGACGCGTTGACCGCCTTCCCCACAGTGGCGTTGCCGCATCTTTTCCACGCGTCCTACTGGGAGTCCACCGACGTGGTGTCCTTCCTCCTCAGACAG GTTATGAGGCACGACAACTCCAGCATCCTGGAACTGGACGGCAAAGAAGTGTCCGAGTTCACGCCGTCCAAACCTCGCGAGAAGTGGCAGCGCAAGAGGACTCACGTGAAGATCAGG AACGTGACGGCCAACCACCGCGTCAACGATGCCGTTTTCACCGAggacagccagcaggtggtgaCGGgtcgcttcatgtacggcccgCTGGACATGGTCACTCTGGCCGGCGAGAAG GTGGACCTGCACATCATGACTCAGCCTCCGTCAGGCGAGTGGGTCTACTTCAACACGGAGGTGACCAACAGTAGCGGCCGCGTGTCCTTTCTCATTCCTGATGACAAACGTCTGGGCGTCGGCGTCTACCCTGTCAAAATGGTCGTCAG GGGCGACCACACGTTTGCCGACAGCTACTTGACGGTGGTCCCTCGCGCCACCGAGTTTGTGGTGTTCAGCATCGACGGCTCCTTCGCCGCAAGCGTGTCCATCATGGGCAGCGACCCCAAAGTGCGAGCAGGGGCCGTGGACGTCGTCag ACACTGGCAGGATTTGGGCTACCTGATCATCTACGTGACGGGCCGACCGGACATGCAGAAGCAGCGAGTGGTCGCCTGGTTGTCGCAGCACAACTTCCCGCACGGCATCGTGTCCTTCTGCGACGGCCTCGTGCACGACCCGCTCAGGCACAAGGCCAACTTCCTCAAGGCCTTGACTGAG GCCAACATGAAAATATTTGCCGGCTACGGGTCTAGCAAAGACATCTCCGTGTACGCCTCCATCAACCTGCATCCTTCGCAGATCTTCATTGTTGGTCGACCCTCCAAGAAGATGCAGCACCAGTGTCAG TTCATCACGGAGGGCTACGCGTCGCACCTGTCGCAGCTGGAGCACAACCACCGCTCGCGGCCGGCCAAGTCCAGCAGCACGCGCATGGTCCTGCGCAAGGGCAGCTTCGGCCTGGGCGCCAACAGCGACTTCCTGCGCAAGCGCAACCACCTGCTGCGCACCATCTCCTCGCAGCCGCCGGCGCCCGGCTCGCCCACGGCGGCCGGCGTCCACCACGTGCGCCCCGAGCGCACGCAGAGCCAGTCGGACGGCGAGCGCGGCCAGGGCCAGGGGGCGGCGGCCGCGCAGCGCAGCATGAGCATCACGGCGGGATGCTGGGGACGCAGCAGCAGCACCAAGATGGACGCCGGCGGGGCCCTCAGCCCCAAATGA